The Anastrepha ludens isolate Willacy chromosome X, idAnaLude1.1, whole genome shotgun sequence genome includes a window with the following:
- the LOC128870358 gene encoding putative nuclease HARBI1 yields MLGQYGPERFCCNKTTIREVSNRFNVSYSCAHNVINNVVSFLIGLSPDIIKFPQSATEKEIISNEFAAISGFPNVLGCIDGTYISIRAPKKKIRSTYINRHDTISVTMQGICDANLKFLDVFNGVESKVDDSRVLKLSFIGKELPKLCLPKYHVLGDSAYPIRNYLLTPYRDYGNLTEQEKRYNYKFSQTRVRIENAFGLLKCRFSQLMRLYFHEVETTAKFILACCVLHNICIDKQDSIEKKEYCVDPASVQEQHFPFERWLPGPSAYC; encoded by the exons atgttgggtCAGTATGGACCGGAAAG GTTTTGCTGCAATAAAACTACCATACGTGAGGTTAGCAACCGGTTTAATGTGTCATATTCTTGTGCCCATAACGTGATAAACAATGTTGTGTCGTTTCTGATTGGACTTTCACCAGACATCATAAAATTCCCCCAAAGTGCTACTGAAAAAGAGATTATATCAAATGAGTTTGCGGCAATCTCTGGTTTTCCTAACGTATTAGGCTGCATTGACGGAACCTACATTTCGATAAGGgcgccgaaaaaaaaaattcgttcaacatatATAAATAGGCATGACACAATTTCCGTGACTATGCAGGGTATATGTgatgcaaatttaaaatttttagatgttttCAATGGCGTGGAGAGTAAAGTGGACGACTCGCGTGTGTTGAAGTTATCTTTCATTGGTAAAGAACTTCCAAAGCTATGTTTACCAAAATATCATGTGTTAGGGGATTCTGCATATCCGATCCGAAATTATTTGTTAACGCCGTATAGGGATTACGGGAATTTAACTGAGCAAGAAAAGAGATACAATTACAAATTTAGTCAAACACGGGTCCGAATTGAAAACGCCTTTGGATTGTTAAAATGTCGTTTCAGTCAACTTATGCGATTATATTTTCATGAAGTTGAGACTACAGCGAAATTTATACTAGCATGCTGCGTACTTCATAATATTTGCATAGACAAACAAGATTCTATAGAGAAAAAAGAATACTGCGTTGATCCTGCTTCCGTTCAGGAACAACATTTTCCTTTCGAA